ATGGGCTGGGACTGGGGGAGACCCCAGGGAATGTGGTGGAGGTGCAGCTGGAATGGCTGGGGGAGGAGCAAAGTTCACCCTTGTGGCTCTCACTCAAGTGAAGGGGATGAGGCTGAGTGGAGGACATTGCCCTGCATCGCTCCCCCTGCGCAGAGAAGGCTGCTCAGTGCATGGCGGGCTGGATGCTGCGCAGTCagcactgagcaggctggagctggCTGGGTGGTGTTTTCGATGGCTGGTTGGCAGTCCCCACGACTGCCTTttggagggaaggggggcagtgCCACAAGGTGGGCCTGCTTCTCTTTGCTTCTGGTGTCGGAGAGAAGAGAACCAACCCTTCAGGAACACACTGGCTGGTGACATCCAAGACTCACCTGCCGAGCCCTGGAGAAAGGGGGCGCCTCCCATGCGTGGTCCCTCCCGAGGTCTCACGGACGACCCTTCCGCACCAGTCCTGTTTCTAACCAGTGCTGCACTGGAGGCAATCAGATGGGCCCCGCTCCCCCTGCTCCAgcgtggcttggggggggggggtgctgcatgGCCACCTTTCAGTCCATATtgtatttatttccatttttgaGGGTGGGCTCCTCGAGCAAACCATCCGGGGGCTCCTGCCTGGCGCTACTCACATTGCCTGCAAACCTGCTGGAAGTTCAGTGGTCCAAAGAAGAGGCAGGCAGGACAGCAGGCCCAGGTGCTGCGCAGACAGCCCTTTCCTTGCCCCTTCCTCTTAGGGAACCCTCTCCCTCCCTAGAGGCTTCCTGGGGGGCCTGGAGGGCCTAAGCCTTCCTTAGAGGcttcagcgtgtggtcagtctgtggaactccttgccacaggatgtggtgatggcatctggcctggacgcctttaaaaggggattggacaagtttctggaggaaaaatccattacggggtacaagccacaatgtgtatgtgccacctcctgattttagaagtgggctatgtcagatgcaagggagggcaccaggatgaggtctcttgttatttggtgtgctccctggggcatttggtgggccgctgtgagatacaggaagctggactggatgggcctatggcctgatccagtggggctgttcttatgttcttaactacaattcccaggaggccttgcaggtctcttgttatctggtgtgctccctggggcattcggtgggctgctgtgagatacaggaagctggactagatgggcctatggcctgatccagtggggctgttcttatgttcttatgttcctaaagaCGTGGCTTTTGAGATTCGCCTTCTGGGTTTGTAATCTGGGCCTTGGACTTCCATGTGTTTTGGATGGTCTGAGCTTTGCCTTTCTCCGTGCAGCTGGTTGTGTATTTTCATTAGCATGTTAAGATTGTTTCAAAGTTTAAGGTGATTctaatgtttatatatatatcttactgtttaaaacatgtttttaatgtttgtaagccgctttgggtgcCCCTCAGGgaaaaaagcaggatacaaatccaGTCAGTAAACAAATGAAGCCAAAGGCCTGGGGCTGTGGTCATTTCACACACTTCAGAAATGCGAGGAGAGGAGACCGGACCTTTGGGATCCTGCCTCAAAAGCACACACTGTCTGACAGGCTTCTTGTAGGTGCTCCCATTCACCACCTTCAAAGTGATGTTTCTCTTTTCCAGAAATTCTCCTGTGGAGGCCAGACTCGACTCTTGGTGTaaaacaaatccccccccccccctgcacactcacaaacacacacctggCTGGGTTATTCCACCTGGCATTCCTGGAAAgattcatggggaggggggcaggattggagcAAAGGTTGAATTCCTGACCACCAGCCGCACTGCTCCACTGTAGAACGTGCTTGTAGGTCACCAGCAGCTAGCCAAGTTTGACAAGGGAGCAAGAAAAAGTAAGGCCTCAGAAGCAGGGAGCCCCCCTGGCCAGTGCGACTCCCAGAGATGCAGCTGGGACCCTTTCCCCAGGTGATCTTTTTTTGTTAGGAAGCTCCATCTACCTCGACACTCCCACAAATGCTCTGGCTCTGGTCTTGAGAAGGTGTCCTCCTGCATTGTCAAGGACACCCAGGTGGACATAGCCCTGCATCAGACATGCTATTTGTAAAGCTAGAGTTGAAAATGTTCAGAATGTCACACTCTGAATAATGAAGACAAAGCAGACCATGGCAGGTGCCGGGCACATTTGGAGGACACCAGAAAGATGCTGCAAGATGAACAGACactccgttttgacgtgcacgttgggggaagaataccaggcaaatctctaacaaaaacccttgacttccgacgggcggacttccctcaaatgaggaggctggttagaaggaggttgaaagggagggtaaaaagagtccaatctctccagagtgcatggaggctgcttaaaacaacagtaatagaggcccagcagaggtgtataccgcaaagaaagaagggttccactaaatccaggagggtgcccgcatggctaacgagccaagttagagaggctgtgaagggcaaggaagcttccttccgtaaatagaagtcttgccctaatgaggagaataaaaaggaacataaactgtggcaaaagaaatgtaagaaggtgatacgggaggccagagagactatgaggaacgcatggctggcaacattaaggggaataataaaagcttcttcaaatacgttagaagcaggaaacccgccagacaagcggttggccctctggatggtgagggagggaaaggggagataaaaggagacttagagatggcagagaaattaaatgagttctttgcatctgtcttcacggcagaagacctcgggcagataccgctgcccgaatggcccctcctgaccgaggagttaagtcagatagaggttaaaagagaagatgtttcagacctcattgataaattaaagatcaataagtcaccgggccctgattgcatccacccaagggttattaaggaattgaagaatgaagttgcagatctcttgactaaggtatgcaacttgtccctcaaaacggccacggtgccagaagattggaggatagcaaatgtcacgcctatttttaaaaaggggaagaggggggacccgggaaactataggccggtcagcctaacatcccataccgggtaagatggtggaatgcctcatcaaagataggatctcaaaacacatagacgaacaggccttgctgagggagagtcagcatggcttctgtaagggtaagtcttgcctcacaaaccttatagaattctttgaaaagctcaacaggcatgtggatgcgggagaacccatggacattatatatctggactttcagaaggcgttcaacacggtccctcaccaaaggctactgaaaaaactccacagtcagggaattagaggacaggtcctctcgtggattgagaactggttggaggccaggaagcagagagtgggtgtcaatgggcaattttcacaatggagagaggtgaaaagtggtgtgccccaaggatctgtcctgggaccagtgcttttcaacctcttcataaatgacctggagacagggttgagcagtgaagtggctaagtttgcagatgacaccaaacttttccgagtggtaaagaccagaagtgattgtgaggagctccagaaggatctctccagactggcagaatgggtagcaaaatggcagatgcgcttcaatgtcaataagtgtaaagtcatgcacattggggcaaaaaatcaaaactttagatataggctgatgggttttgagctgtctgtgacagatcaggagagagatcttggggtggtggtggacaggtcgatgaaagtgtcgacccaatgtgcggtggcagtgaagaaggccaattctatgcttgggatcattaggaagggtattgagaacaaaacggctagtattataatgccgttgtacaaatctatggtaaggccacacctggagtattgtgtccagttctggtcgccgcatctcaaaaaagacatggtggaaatggaaaaggtgcaaaagagagtgactaagatgattacggggctggggcaccttccttatgaggaaaggctacagcgtttgggactcttcagcctagaaaagagacgcttgaggggggacatgattgagacatacaaaattatgcacggaatggacagagtggatagggagatgctctttacactctcacataataccagaaccaggggacatccactaaaattgagtgttgggcgggttagggcagacagaagaaaatatttctttactcagcgtgtggtcggtctgtggaactccttgccacaggttgtggtgctggcatctagcctagacgcctttaaaaagggattggacaagtttctggaggaaaaatccattatggggtacaagccatgatgtgtatgcggaacctgtgtatgcggaacctaaaatgcggattttagaaatgggttatgtcagaatgccagatgcaggggagggcaccaggatgaggtctcttgttatctggtgtgctccctggggcatttggtgggctgctgtgagatacaggaagctggactagatgggcctgtggcctgatccagtggggctgttcttatgttcttatgttcttatggtggccTGGACTAAAGCCTCcagcctggggtggggtggggagtctcCAGGCACAAAGGGACCTCTTGGAGAGAGAACATTTCAGAGAACCAacattgtctagagcaggggtctccaaacttttcaggcAGGAGGCCGGATCAAATATCtgctgttgagggctggaaaaaaattaattgtaaatataaaattcaagtaaatacattagagatggaactcaatgaatgaatgagagacagccaggatggtggtgtagtggtttgggaggtggacttagacctgggagatccaggttcaaatcctccctcagctATGAAggttcttgggtgaccttgggccagcctcacagggttgttgtaaggagaaaaggggagcagctgtgtacacgccctgagctccttggaggaagggcggtataaaatgtgaaaaacgaatacaatgaatgaatgggctcaaacttACAGGAtatctccaagcaccaacacacaccacaaagtAAAGCatacactcaaatggaccccattctcccacctcccaagcaatttacttaaatatacaggagtaaatacgtCAGAGCCAGCACATCCCAGGAAAAACCCAgtgcatgttctgagggctggggaggcatcCCCCACCTCAGAaagacttctaaggccttcagagggcacaaaaagttacttctgttttttggggaaaaccaggaagtgatgtttttaggcctttagaaggcgttcagaggcccagggaggctgcatgcagcctacccagtcctcagaacaccccccccccccggatgcagccggagcacagctctggtcatgtacaatcaagtgggccagaggctcacagggGACCAGcagttggccacgggccggatagaggcttgccatgggccacatctggcccctgggccagggtttggagaccactggtctacagGGTAGAGCTGCCGTTAAGCCCAAAGgtttaacatctgaaggttgtcAATTTAAGACCACCAGAAGTGAGTGGCAAGACCTGAAGAGCAGACAAGCTGAGATGAGCCCTTTTGGGTGAAAGTGAAAAGAAGCTGGCTGTAGCTCTTtctgagagagggaaagaaagctgTCTGTCGGCGTGGGAGGCAGAACATTGACCAGACCATGATGAGACCCACCTGGAACGTAGATCATTCTTGAAAGTCAGAACTTCTTTGGGATTGTAAAAACCCTCTTGAGGGGTTAGAAAAAGCCTgtctgtgtaaaccgccttgaataaaaccaaaggagtaatccaatggccagaaaggcggcATATGAATACCAGTTAGTATTTAATATTATGATCTCTCTGGCAGAGACCACAGTTCCGCCACAGCCCTCAACACTCCTGGATAGagttggggaaaggcagggaaaatgcctccccccgccaCTTCCATGGGactctctttctttcttggagTGCAGTCAGCAGTATTTCCCAGCCTGCCCAAACATGCGAACCAGCCTCTCCCGAAGCAGCCTGGTTCTCACTGCATAGACAATGGGGTTTAGCATGGGTGGGAGGAGCTGGTAGATGTTGGCCAGGAGGATGAGGACGTGCTGGGGGATGCTGTGGCCAAAGCGATGGGCAAAGAATGAGAAGAATGCTGGGGTGTAGAACAGGAGGATGACGCAGAGGTGGGAGGCGCAGGTCCCCAGGGCCTTGAGACGAGCCCCCTTGGAGGGGAGTCTGAAGACAGCCTGCAGGATGAGGGCGTAGGAGATGGTGATAAGCACCACATCTACACCAGGAGACAGGAGGGTGGTGGCAAAGCCGTACCAGATGTTGACAGCGATGTCTGCGCAGGCCAGCCGTGCAATGCCCATGTGCTCACAGTACGAGTGGGGCATGACCCTTCGCCCACAGTACGGCAGCCTCTTGAGGAGGAAGATGGTCGGGACCATGACACAAATGCCCCTGACGAGAGCTGCCAGGCCAATCTTCACTATAGCAGGGCGTGTCAGGATAGTTGTGTACTGCAAAGGGGCGCAGATGGCCACGTAGCGGTCGAAGGCCATGGCCAGCAGGATCGTGGACTCTGCAATGAAGCTCATGTGGGTGAAGAACATCTGGACAAGGCAGGCATGGAAAGAAATCTCCTTGGAGTGGGAGAAGAGGACGCCAAGGGTCTTGGGCACGGTGGAGGAGGACAAGGTCAGGTCAGCTACTGCCAGCATGGCCAAGAAGAGGTGCAGGGGCTCCCGCAGGCTGCACTCCACCTTGATGACCAGCAGCAGGGAGAGGTTGCCCGCAAGGGAGACAATGTACATCAGGCAGAAGGGAACGGCAATCCAGATGTGGTATTCTTCCAGGCCTGGGATGCCAGTCAGGATGAACGAGGCCGGGGAGGAGTTGGTCTGGTTGGAAGGGGGCCTGGCACTCGGAGGCATCTTGAGCAGTGCCTCTCCTTATACTAAATCAAGGCAAACTCCTGGTCTGCTGACATGGGAATGGGGACACCAGGATGGTTTCTGGGACAGGAGCAGGAACAGTGCGCCCCAGAAGGCAAGCAGGAGGTCATGGAAGGCGCAGCCAGCGCCGGTGTGCTGAGCTGCCTCGGCCCAAGGTCACGTGCTGACCTCTCAGTCcccttcatctcctccattcaGTTCTGTGGTGAAGTGCAGAGGTGGTCATTGCTTAGCATTCAAGGAGAACCTTTTGATTTGCATCCGTTGAGTTGCATTTGGGTGAAAGCAGGTTCCGAGCGTGATCCACAAGCACGTTCCGGATGGAGAGTCATCAGGGAGGCTCTGCAGAGTGGCCTCAACTGGCCAAAAGTGACAGGCGGTTGTAAAACAAGGCAAAAATGTCACCCTTCTGCCTTCTGGAACTTGGCGGGCTGGGAAGGGGCTGATGAGGCTGCAGCAGGTTGCAATGGTCCCCCACCCAGCCAGGGTGCCCCTGCACTTCCACCCGCCATGCACGCGCACACACGCCAAAATGAAGGGTAAAGACAACAGCCAGTGCTGAAGGTGGGAGGCGAGCCTTGGAGCTCATCCAGTGCACTGGGAAGCTTGCCAGCAATACGATTTCTTTCCAAGTGTCCTGCAGCACCTCCCCGAGCAGTGGGCCAGTTCTGGGCACAGGGCTGCCCAGCTTGGACTTTCCCTAGAGACAAACAGCCCACTCTGAGCTTTAGGTGCCCCCAAAGCCATCAGCACCAGGACAGGGCGAGaggcctgcccccacccctggccacagctctCCTGCCTCTTGGAGTTTCTGTGCCAGGAGCTGCTCTGACATCTGTGCCCCAAAGGGGAGAAAAAGCACTCTTTTGGTGGTCGCTGCTGTCTCCCCCAGAACCTGCCGCCCCACATGCAGTCCCCCAAGAGTGTTCTGGGAAGAGGGCGACTGGGGCCTTTCTGCAGGCCTGGTGCGGTGCAGCCACAGAGGCGAAGGTGCCTgttcactgcagctgcatcttCAAGTAATGGCGAAACATGTGGGTGCCAAATTTTCTGCCCCCCAGAGGGTTCTTTGAGAAGGGCCGACCCACCCAAAGCCCACCACTGATGGGAAGTGACTCACCGGAGAAGTTGTGGGGGGCAAATGTTGAGCCGCTTCTGCCTGGCGAGTTGAGAGGCTCCAGATTTGCCAGACAGAAACCAGCTACAGTCTGTGTATATCTGCTGTGGGCATCCTGTGTGCAAggccgcctcccccatgccctccactCCCTTGCCTCTGCCCTCAGGCCACCTTCtgcatgccacccccccccccggagggaGTTATTCCAGGTAGCTTAGCCAGTGAGGGCAGCTGAGCCTCCCCAGGTCCCTCTGCAGGCCTGAGGGCTGTTGCTGTCCCCCAGGAAGTGGTTGCTGTGTCTGCATTAGCATCTCACAGGGCCGCCTCTTGGTGGCGCTTCAGGTCCTCAAGCATTTGGGCTCTGCTGCCACACTTGTCAGCAGCAGGCCCCAGTTAGGCACAGGGGTGCACACCTCCCCAGTCCTGACTCCTGCGCAAATGGCCAGGAAAGGCGCTCTTCCTCCACCCCACGCCCATCCTGTGCAGAGGCGCTTCTCCCCCTGGGGTGTGGTGGGCTACGTAGGGAGAGGCGTGACCATGGAAGGCCAGGAGCTTGCGCTGACTCCGAGAGCAGGCAGGAAGCCAGTGGAGAGATCTCAAGAGGAGCCTGCCATGCTCAGCAGGACAAGACCCCAGCTGGGCGCAAGGAAGGACTTCCTCGCTAGAagagctggccagcactggggcaggctgctgcaggcgaGGAGAAGGGGCAGGGTGCGGCCCACGTGCCATGACCTGGCACTTGCGCTCAGCCGACTGTTCTGCTGAGTCATGGCTGAGCCAGGTCTGGCTCCTCTGATAGCTCAGGGGGAGATAAGCAGCCTGCACTGGAGCTCACGCTTCGGACCTGCCTGAAGCCAGGGCAGGAATTCTGAGCTGACAGCGTGACTGTGAAGGCTGCTACTGAGCAGCTCTCAGGAGCGAAGAGAGCCTTGGCCGAGCAGGGGATCCTTGCAAGGCAGGCAGCTCGAGGGCTGAGCTCCCAGGTCCTTGTCTGGGGCGGGGGAGCCCATTCATGCTTCAGCCCACTCAGAGGCTCTGGGCAGAGGCTTCTCCGCTCTCAAGGGGGCACCGCAGGAGTTTCATAAAGGATGGTGGGTTAGATTGCCTCTCTACCCTGTCCCATCCTGAAAGCCTCCCAGCTGTggctggtggccactgtgagcaGCAGGATGCTGGCCTCGGTAAgtctttgaacataagaacagtcccactggatcaggtcataggcccatctagtccagcttcctgtatctcacagcggcccaccaaatgccccagggagcacaccagataacaagagacctcatcctggtgccctcccttgcatctggcattctgacacagcccattcctaaaatcaggaggttgcgcatacgcatcatggcttgtaccccgtaatggatttttcctccagaaacttgtccaatccccttttaaaggcgtccaggctagacgccatcaccacatcctgtggcaaggagttccacagactgaccacacgctgaataaagaaatattttcttttgtctgtcctaagtctctcaaaactcaattttagtggctgtcccctggttctggtgttatgtgagagtgtaaagagcatctctctatccactttatccttcccatgcatgattttgtgtgtgtgtgtgtcactcaaacaccatagcctttcctcataaggaaggtgccccagcccagtaatcatcttagtcgctctcttttgcaccttttccatttccacgatatcctttttgagatgtgacgaccagaactggacacaataggtgtgcccttaccatcgatttgtacaacagcattatacgtaatattagccgttttgttctcaataccttttctaatgatcccaagcatagaatgtggtgatggcgtctggcctggacgcctttaaaaggggattggacaagtttctggaggaaaaatccattacgggttacaagtcatgatgtgcatgtgcaacctcctgattttagaaatgggctatgtcataaggccagatgcaagggagggcgccagaatgaggtctcttgttatctggtgtgctccctggggcatttggtgggccgctgtgagatacaggaagctggactagatgggcctatgacctgatccagtgggactgttcttatgttcttagcattcAGCAAGGGCTGTTCTATGGAAAGGGAAGGACATTGACTGGCTGGTGAAAATGAGTGTCCCAATGCTTTCAAAGGGGCACCCCAAGGGACACCTCCAAATGTCATTGTCTGGCCTTGGCATCCTAAGAGCTGGAGTGGTTGCCCTGGCTGGCAGGGACATGCCTGGCTCCTTCCCTGCGCATGACCAAGCCGGAAACACTGGGGCCCATTGAGAGGGGCCTGTGCAGCTGCACGGCTGGTGCCAGTCCACAGGCTCACGGTGTCTCAAGTCCTTGGCACCTACACACTGGACCAGTTGGCTCACCCAGATCTCCTTGCTGGAGCTGTCGCTCAGGGTGGTAGCAGGGAAAGCCCCTGGCCCTGCCCTAGCAGAAGGCAGCAGAGAAACACactgctcctgggggggggggtccataaGCCCTcctgggggagaggaggggtcCCTGACTAGCCCAGATGTGGGAGAGGCAAGGAGGAGAGGAGCTCCCACTGACCTCAGGGATCATAAAACACTGACGTGGGCCCCTGAGAGGAGGCCTAATGAGGGGCTGAGGGACTTGTTGGCATATGTGACTGCCCTCCTTGGGGACATGAGCTCTCCCCATCCATTGCATCAGTCACAGGTCACAAGGCATGTTGActtaggtatgtgcaagctcttggttttagaggcaggctgcctctgattgccagatgcaggggaggacaccaggacgcaggttgtcttgtgtgctccctggagcatttggtggatcactgtgagatgcaggaagctggactagatgggcctatggcatgatccactcttctgatgttcttatgactgtctGCAGCCTCTGACTTCTACAAGGAGCCTGCCTCGGAGTGCTGGGACAAGAGAGCAGCCACAGGACAcagtgtgctcccagaggcacctgggaggtggcggccactgtgagatgcaggaagctggacaagataggTTCCCTTTGGCTCCTATCTTGGATaggagccagcagggctcttctctgATGCTTGTCTGAATGCACGCAGTCACCAGCATAATGGACATTCTCCAAACCTCCCCTTAAAGCTTCCTGATAAAGGCCCAGTCACATTGAGCATGACTCCTTGCTTTCTccaccagtgccagcactgccctGTGGAGTTCTCTGCCTAGCTGGGTCTTGGGATCTCTTCTGCCACCTTGTAAGAATGTGGTTGTTCAGGAACGTCACAGTTCAATCTTATACTGCACAAAACACTGGGCTTTGTGGAGGGAGATCTTCTTATAGAGGCCTGTTCCGCCCTCCACAAAGCCTAGTGTTTTGCGCAGAATAAGAGTAAACCGAGACGTCTTTGTAACGTAAAAATGCTTTGAAGGCTGTGTGCTCTCCTGTGACAGCACACCAGTCCCAGGGCTCTGAGAACCTTTCCAAAGGAGTGCAGAAGCAAGACCATGTGGgcctctcctgctgtccctcccAGAATTGTTCTTGCAAGCCACAGACGTCTCTTCTCTTGCACTGGCCTGAGCAGTGGGGCAGTGGGCtcgtgcactggcctccctggaTTCTAAACCCATAaccaaaatgcccctccccccagtgggATTTCTTCAGGACATGAGGCTtccaccttcattcattcatataagaccTTCAttcgaccttcattcattcatataagtttcatctctaatatactaatttaggtaaatttattcaaattttaaatgtacattaattctggTTTTTTCCTGGCTCACAACAGGGTCAGAAATGATGTGGacctccttccaaaaagtttggacacccctggcttaggtaGTTCAGGGAAGATGCACATTAATGtgtgctctgtgaacttttattttttgttgttgaaaagcggtatataaatactgttgttaataatacagtaataataacacattctctcattctctcgataccgagctaaacaagcgcatcggtaaagcagctaccacgttttccagactcacaaagagagtctggtccaacaagaagctgacggaacataccaagatccaggtctacagagcttgcgtcctgagtacacttctgtactgcagcgagtcatggactcttcgctcacaacaggagaggaaactgagcgctttccacatgcgctgcctccgacgcatcctcggcatcacctggcaggacaaagttccaaacaacacagtcctggaacgtgctggaatccctagcatgtattcactgctgaaacagagacgcctgcattggcttggtcatgtcgtgagaatggatgatggccggatcccaaaggatctcctctatggagaactcgtgcaaggaaagcgccctacaggtagaccacagctgcgatacaaggacatctgcaagagggatctgaaggccttagggatggacctcaacaagtgggaaaccctggcctctgagcggcccgcttggaggcaggctgtgcagcatggcctttcccagtttgaagagacactttgccaacagtctgaggctaagaggcaaagaaggaaggcccatagccagggagacagaccagggacagactgcacttgctcccggtgtggaagggattgtcactcccggattggccttttcagccacactagacgctgtgccagaaccacctttcagagcgcgataccatagtctttcgagactgaaggttgccaatacaataataacacaggcctacaaaattgagggtcagaaaagtttttcccaaactttatggtggtttgatatggtTACTGAGCTAACTGAGCCGTTAACTGAGGTGGTtacggagctgttggggaacagtgatcatgctgcaatccgttttgacatgaaCGTCGGGggagaataccgggcaaatctctcacaaaaacccttgacttccgatgggcagacttccttcaaatgaggaggctggttagaaggaggttgaaagggaaggtaaaaagagtccagtctctacagagagcatggaggttgctcaaatcaacagtaatagaggcccagcggaagcgtatactgcaaaggaggacgggcttgactaagtccaggaggtgcccacaaggctaaccagccaagttagagaggccgtaaagggcaaggaagcttccttctgtaaatggaagtcttgccctaatgaggagaataaaaaggaacataaactgtggcaaaagaaatgtaagaagatgatatgggaggccaagcgagactatgaggaacgcatggccagcaacattcaggggaataataaaagctttttcaaatatgttagaagtaggaaacccgccagagaagcggttggccctctggat
This portion of the Tiliqua scincoides isolate rTilSci1 chromosome 3, rTilSci1.hap2, whole genome shotgun sequence genome encodes:
- the LOC136643883 gene encoding olfactory receptor 52B2-like yields the protein MPPSARPPSNQTNSSPASFILTGIPGLEEYHIWIAVPFCLMYIVSLAGNLSLLLVIKVECSLREPLHLFLAMLAVADLTLSSSTVPKTLGVLFSHSKEISFHACLVQMFFTHMSFIAESTILLAMAFDRYVAICAPLQYTTILTRPAIVKIGLAALVRGICVMVPTIFLLKRLPYCGRRVMPHSYCEHMGIARLACADIAVNIWYGFATTLLSPGVDVVLITISYALILQAVFRLPSKGARLKALGTCASHLCVILLFYTPAFFSFFAHRFGHSIPQHVLILLANIYQLLPPMLNPIVYAVRTRLLRERLVRMFVRQDLP